In Rhodoligotrophos defluvii, a genomic segment contains:
- a CDS encoding ABC transporter permease has product MTSMSNTELRPTRSSLPHFVSHEPFDPSEAEVLTPAQERVYLASGWRMMWWKLKRHKVAVASGIFLLLMYLTIPFTEILAPYNSTTRHADYLYAPPQSIHFFHDGRFIGPFVYGYDSQPNLETFRWDYTVNREKVYPLRFFCQGDPYALFDMIPARFHLVCPAEGGVFFPLGTDRLGRDMLSRIIYGTRISLTVGLIGITISFILGITLGGMAGYFGGWIDAAIQRVIEILRSLPELPLWLALSAALPVTWSPIVIYFGITIILGLLDWPGLARSVRSKFLALREEDFTSAAVLMGAKPSRVIGRHLVPNFMSHLIASATLSVPAMILGETALSFLGLGLRPPITSWGVLLNEAQNLAAIEFYPWIITPMVPVILVILAFNFLGDGLRDAADPYH; this is encoded by the coding sequence ATGACCAGCATGAGCAACACCGAATTGCGCCCGACCCGCTCAAGTCTGCCTCATTTCGTCTCGCACGAGCCGTTCGACCCGTCCGAGGCCGAGGTGCTCACGCCCGCGCAGGAACGGGTCTATCTCGCCTCCGGCTGGCGGATGATGTGGTGGAAGCTCAAGCGCCACAAGGTGGCGGTCGCCTCCGGCATCTTCCTGCTGCTGATGTATCTCACCATCCCGTTCACCGAGATCCTGGCGCCCTATAACAGCACGACCAGGCATGCCGACTATCTCTATGCCCCGCCGCAATCGATCCACTTCTTTCACGACGGCCGCTTCATCGGGCCGTTCGTCTATGGCTATGATTCACAGCCCAACCTCGAAACCTTCCGCTGGGACTACACCGTGAACCGCGAGAAGGTCTATCCCTTGCGCTTTTTCTGCCAGGGCGACCCCTACGCGCTGTTCGACATGATACCCGCGCGCTTCCATCTGGTATGCCCGGCGGAAGGCGGCGTGTTCTTCCCGCTCGGCACCGACCGCCTCGGCCGCGACATGCTCAGCCGCATCATCTACGGCACCCGCATCTCCCTCACGGTAGGACTGATCGGTATCACCATCTCCTTCATCCTGGGCATCACGCTCGGCGGCATGGCCGGCTATTTCGGCGGCTGGATCGATGCGGCCATCCAGCGGGTGATCGAGATCCTGCGCTCCTTGCCGGAGCTGCCCTTGTGGCTTGCCCTGTCGGCCGCCCTGCCGGTCACCTGGTCGCCCATCGTCATCTATTTCGGGATCACCATCATCCTCGGGCTCCTCGATTGGCCCGGCCTTGCGCGCTCCGTGCGCTCCAAATTCCTGGCGTTGCGGGAGGAGGACTTCACGTCCGCCGCCGTGCTCATGGGTGCCAAGCCCTCGCGGGTCATCGGGCGGCACCTGGTGCCCAATTTCATGAGCCATTTGATCGCCAGCGCCACCCTGTCGGTGCCGGCGATGATTCTCGGCGAGACCGCGTTGTCCTTCCTGGGGCTGGGGCTCAGGCCGCCTATCACCAGCTGGGGCGTTCTGCTGAACGAGGCGCAGAACCTGGCAGCCATCGAGTTCTACCCCTGGATCATCACCCCGATGGTCCCGGTGATCCTGGTCATTCTCGCCTTCAACTTCCTGGGCGACGGCCTGCGCGATGCGGCCGACCCCTATCACTGA
- the aroA gene encoding 3-phosphoshikimate 1-carboxyvinyltransferase, which produces MAEVGKSPLVSRHSKGLKGQVRVPGDKSISHRALMLGALTVGETTIDGLLEAEDVLATAAAMRALGAEVSRDDDGRWHVHGVGVGGFSTPSAPLDFGNAGTGVRLCMGLIATTPIRAVLTGDASLCKRPMGRVVVPLEQMGARFVASEGGRLPATITGAERGIPIAYTLPVASAQVKSAILLAALNTPGETTVIEAVPTRDHTERMLQAFGADITTVPEGGGRRITVRGHTEFNPQPIVVPADPSSAAFPLVAALITEGSHIILENVMLNPTRTGLIETLVEMGGDIVIRNERLAGGEPVGDIEVRHSRLKGVRVPAERAASMIDEYPILSIAAACAEGRTEMIGLDELKVKESDRLAAIVAGLSANGVPHEVGENWLMVEGAGPAGRPRGGGVVETHMDHRIAMAFLTLGLASREPVTVDDGRMIATSFPSFMPLMQGLGADISSA; this is translated from the coding sequence ATGGCAGAAGTCGGCAAGTCGCCCCTCGTGTCCCGCCATTCCAAGGGCCTCAAGGGCCAGGTCAGGGTGCCGGGCGACAAGTCCATCTCGCACAGGGCGCTGATGCTGGGCGCACTGACGGTCGGCGAGACGACGATCGACGGCCTGCTGGAGGCCGAGGATGTCCTGGCCACAGCCGCCGCCATGCGCGCGCTCGGCGCCGAGGTGAGCCGCGACGATGATGGCCGCTGGCATGTCCATGGGGTGGGCGTCGGCGGCTTCTCCACGCCTTCGGCGCCGCTGGATTTCGGCAATGCGGGCACCGGCGTGCGGCTGTGCATGGGGCTGATCGCCACGACGCCCATTCGGGCCGTGCTCACCGGCGATGCTTCCCTGTGCAAGCGGCCCATGGGGCGGGTCGTGGTGCCGCTGGAGCAAATGGGGGCGCGCTTTGTCGCATCGGAGGGGGGTCGGCTGCCGGCCACCATCACCGGCGCCGAGCGCGGCATCCCGATCGCTTACACCCTGCCGGTCGCATCCGCCCAGGTGAAATCGGCCATACTGCTTGCTGCGCTCAACACGCCGGGCGAAACCACGGTGATCGAAGCGGTGCCGACCCGGGACCATACGGAACGGATGCTGCAGGCGTTCGGGGCGGACATCACCACGGTGCCCGAAGGCGGCGGCCGGCGCATCACGGTGCGTGGCCATACCGAGTTCAATCCGCAGCCGATCGTGGTACCGGCCGACCCGAGCTCAGCCGCTTTTCCTCTGGTCGCTGCGCTGATCACGGAGGGTTCGCACATCATCCTGGAGAACGTGATGCTGAACCCCACCCGCACCGGGTTGATCGAGACCTTGGTCGAGATGGGCGGCGATATCGTAATCCGCAACGAGCGCCTTGCCGGCGGCGAGCCGGTGGGCGACATCGAGGTCCGCCATAGCCGGCTCAAGGGTGTGCGCGTGCCGGCGGAGCGCGCGGCCTCGATGATCGATGAGTACCCGATCCTGTCCATTGCAGCAGCCTGCGCCGAGGGCCGCACCGAAATGATCGGTTTGGATGAGCTCAAGGTGAAGGAGAGCGACCGGCTGGCCGCCATCGTGGCTGGGCTTTCCGCCAATGGCGTGCCGCACGAGGTGGGCGAGAACTGGCTGATGGTGGAGGGCGCAGGTCCTGCTGGCCGGCCCAGGGGGGGCGGTGTGGTGGAGACTCATATGGACCACCGCATCGCCATGGCGTTCCTTACCCTGGGGCTCGCTTCCCGTGAGCCGGTGACGGTGGATGACGGCCGGATGATCGCCACCAGCTTTCCTTCGTTCATGCCCCTGATGCAGGGACTCGGCGCCGATATCTCGTCGGCCTAG
- a CDS encoding TIGR02300 family protein produces the protein MVKPELGTKRSCPNCSTRFYDLQKDPIVCPKCGYAFVAEALLPSKMEHVAAAAPVAKAVVVPDDEEFDEVELVSLDDIEGEDKDDDEVPAIEDVEIVDDDVVKDEDAFLEDDDEEGADVTGIIGVNDDDEET, from the coding sequence GTGGTCAAACCGGAACTTGGAACCAAGCGCAGCTGTCCCAACTGCTCTACGCGCTTCTACGATCTCCAGAAGGACCCCATCGTCTGCCCGAAGTGCGGTTATGCCTTCGTTGCTGAAGCGCTGCTGCCCTCAAAGATGGAGCATGTTGCGGCGGCCGCGCCCGTGGCCAAGGCTGTGGTTGTTCCCGACGATGAGGAGTTCGACGAGGTCGAGCTGGTCTCCCTCGACGACATCGAGGGCGAGGACAAGGATGACGACGAGGTGCCGGCCATCGAGGATGTCGAGATCGTCGACGATGACGTGGTGAAGGACGAGGATGCCTTCCTCGAGGACGATGACGAGGAAGGGGCGGACGTCACCGGTATCATCGGCGTCAATGATGACGACGAAGAGACCTGA